In a genomic window of Littorina saxatilis isolate snail1 linkage group LG6, US_GU_Lsax_2.0, whole genome shotgun sequence:
- the LOC138969351 gene encoding uncharacterized protein, protein MPMPRAPVPGWTVSMNGSFPEPDKFYINFKNNIGDIMLHVSTRLNVMNVALSVRPSGQSYSGSEYDLDPFPILANQPFMITIKAVSLFDVQYIVDGKLYINHTVPRSLGSVQSASLGDAPTVNALDLWCDA, encoded by the exons ATGCCGATGCCCAGAGCTCCTGTACCAGGCTGGACTGTAAGCATGAATGGCTCGTTCCCCGAACCCGACAA ATTCTACATCAATTTCAAGAATAACATTGGTGACATCATGCTGCATGTGTCCACACGTCTCAACGTCATGAACGTTGCTTTGTCCGTCAGGCCAAGTGGTCAAAGCTACAGTGGCTCGGAATACGACCTCGACCCCTTCCCTATTCTTGCTAACCAGCCCTTTATGATCACGATCAAAGCAGTCAGCCTCTTTGACGTTCAG TATATTGTGGATGGAAAGCTATACATCAACCACACCGTGCCTCGAAGCCTGGGTTCCGTCCAGTCGGCTAGCCTCGGTGACGCTCCGACCGTGAATGCACTCGACTTGTGGTGTGACGCCTGA